A part of Rhipicephalus microplus isolate Deutch F79 chromosome 8, USDA_Rmic, whole genome shotgun sequence genomic DNA contains:
- the LOC119165331 gene encoding uncharacterized protein LOC119165331 yields the protein MKFLVTTVCALVACAAYAEEAVKNEKVEGRGGLLGGSVGVGGYGADVGPGLVGAGLPGAGIGAAGLGGAGLGGIGIGATGLAGYGGAGYAGPTVADTSLIGTSGLGYGSGIGLRHLGYGGLGYGGVHKGFQSGYGSSAGAQQGGYQGGAAGHNQGTVGFGGGAAHRNVNAYNNNQGYSHISGFSAVDGNNFGSGQKQGSAKFGSGAAGNLGGYAQSTFGQNTGSGFGGGYLG from the exons ATGAAG TTCCTCGTTACCACTGTGTGCGCTCTTGTGGCCTGCGCGGCCTACGCTGAGGAAGCCGTCAAGAATGAAAAAGTCGAAGGACGTGGAGGCCTTCTGGGCGGTAGTGTTGGAGTCGGCGGCTATGGGGCCGATGTGGGACCCGGTCTCGTTGGTGCTGGTCTCCCCGGTGCAGGAATCGGAGCGGCCGGTCTTGGAGGTGCTGGCCTTGGTGGCATAGGTATCGGAGCAACTGGTCTCGCTGGCTATGGAGGAGCCGGCTACGCCGGCCCAACAGTGGCTGACACCAGTCTCATCGGAACCAGTGGTCTCGGATATGGGAGTGGCATTGGACTACGTCATCTTGGGTACGGTGGTCTCGGTTACGGTGGTGTTCACAAAGGTTTCCAGTCTGGCTACGGCTCTTCGGCTGGCGCCCAGCAGGGCGGCTACCAGGGTGGTGCTGCCGGGCACAACCAGGGAACCGTAGGCTTTGGTGGTGGTGCTGCCCACAGGAACGTAAATGCCTACAACAACAACCAGGGATACAGCCACATCTCAGGATTCTCGGCCGTCGACGGTAACAACTTCGGTTCCGGTCAGAAGCAGGGCTCTGCTAAATTTGGAAGCGGAGCTGCTGGAAACCTGGGGGGATATGCACAGTCAACGTTCGGCCAGAACACCGGTTCTGGGTTCGGCGGAGGATACCTCGGTTAA